The genomic segment GTCGTGCGCTTTGCCACCGCCGGCAATAATCCCTTCGACACGCCGGAGGCCGCCGTCGTCCCCGAGTCGCCGGCGACTGGCTTCTCGCGAGCACCGCTCGGCGTCACACGTGCGTCTGACGCATCGTTTTGTGTGTTGGGGAACAACCCCACGCGCATGACCAGTCTCTCGGAGGCCTATCACAGCGGAGAGCGCGCCGGGCCGAGCCTCCGGCGACTGACTCTCGGACTCGGAACGTTCCTCGTCGGCGTCCTCCTCGTCCTCGCCGGCATCGTCGTCGCGACGACGGGCGTCCTCCGCGGCGACGGCATGACGCTCGGCGACGTGCGCGAACTGGGCGGCATCCTCGCGGGCGTCGGCGTCCCGATGGTGTTCCTCGGCATCTTCACCGTCACGCCGTCGGGGCGACTGACGAAGGCCGCCGCCGTCGTCGGCGCGGGCATCGCACTCGTCGGCGTCGCCCTGTTCTGGCACGCCTACCCCTGCCAGTGGTCCGGTTCGACGTGCGGCGCGGGCCTGCAGGACCTGACGCTCCTGACCGTGAGCGTCTACTTCCTCGGCACGCTGACGACGTTCTGGTGTCTGTTCGTCGGCGTCGCCAACTTCAAGACGCGCAACGCGCCCGGCGGCACCGCCACCGTCGAGGTGACGAAGAAGGGCGAGACGCGGTACGTCGAAGTCGACCGCTCCCGCGGCGGCCTCGGCGGCATCGGCTTCCTCGGCGGCACCCCCGACGGGGAGACGGAGACGCAGACGGCCGCCGAACGAGGGTCGCAGTCGGGCACCGTCTCCGACGGCGGCACCGACGCGGACGCCATCGCCTCGCCGGGCGGCCGGCAGTCGTCGCCGCAGTCCCAGCAACGCGGCCCGCAGTCCCAGTCACCGTCGCGGCCACAGTCCCAGTCGCAGATGTCGGGCGACGCCTACTGCGGCAACTGCGCGCACTTCGACTACGTCCGAACGGAGGACGGCATCCAACCCCACTGCGGCTACCACCAGGAACTCATGGACGACATGGACCCCTGCGAGGAGTGGACGAGCAAGGGCGGCCGCTGACGCCGACCGACGACTGCCGTTCTCTCACCCCTACTCTCACTCTCCGGCGTCGATTCTGCGCGCCACGTCGTCCCAGTGACTCCCCTTCCAGAACACCTGTCCGCAGTCTCGACACCGCCAGAGCGACCGGTCGCCGGGGTCGGGTGCGTACGCCGGGACGGACTCGTCGGGACCGACGGCGTCGAGGGGACCGTTGCACGCGCCGCACCGCACCGGACCCTCCCGCAGTTCGACCGCGTACCCCGCCGCGGCGAACTCGTCGAGTTGGTCCGTCACCGCCCGCGCCGTGACGAGGACGCCGTCGTCGGCGCGTCCGGCGAGTTGCTCGTCCCGCGTCACGAGCGTCCGGCCCTCCGTCCGCGCCCGTTCGAGGAGCGCTTCGTCGCCGGGGTCCGGGCCGTCGTCGAGGACGTAGGCCGTGTCGTAGCCGCACATCCGCAGGTACGTCGCCAACTTGCCGAGCATCGCGTCGAGGAGGAGTCGGTCGGTCACGTCGTCGTCTTCGGCCCCGTCGCCTTCGGTTCTGTCGCCGCCGACCCCGTCGCCATCCCGGGTCTCGCCGCCGCCGGGCGCGTCGACCATCAGTGGAGGAACGACCGGACGTCTTCGAGGAGTCGGGCGTTCAGCACGTCGTCGGCCTCGCACCACCCGCGCCGGGCGGTGTGGACGCCGTACCGGACGTAGTCGAGTGCGCCCGGCGCGTGCGCGTCGGTGTTCGCGACGACGGTCGCGCCGGCTTCCAGCGCCACCTTCACGAGTTCGCCGCGCAGGTCCAGTCGCGCCGGGTCGGCGTTGATTTCGAGGGCGACGCCGTTCGCCGCGGCGGCCTCGGCGAGTCGCTCCACGTCGACGTCCAGCCCCCGTCGCTCGTTGATGAGGCGACCGGTCGGGTGGCCGAGGATGTCGACCGCGGGGTGTTCGACCGCCCTGACGAGTCGGTCGGTCGCCGTCTCGCGGTCCTGGTCGAGTGCCGCGTGCGGCGAGGCGACGACGAGGTCGAGTTCGTCGAGGACGTCGTCGCCGACGGAGATGCCCCCCTCGGCGTCCACGTTCGCCTCGACGCCGTGGAGGAGTTCGAGGCTCGCGTCCGCGGCCACCTCGGCCACGGCGTCCATCTGGTCGCGGAGTTCGTCGTCATCGAGGCCGACGCCGCCGACCATCCCCGGCCCCGTGGCGTGGTCGGCCACGGCGTAGTAGTCGTAGCCGCGTTCCTCGGCGGCGGCGACCATCTCCGATAGGGAGTACCGCCCGTCGGACCAGTCGGTGTGCGTGTGCAGGTCCCCGCGCACGTCGCCCTCCTCGACCAGCGTCGGAAGCGTGCCCTCCCGGGCCGCCTCCACCTCGCCGGTGTTCTCGCGGAGTTCCGGCGGGACGAACGGCAGATCGAGCGCCTCGTACATCGACGCCTCCGTCTCGCCGGCGACTCGGTCGCCCGCGCGCTGGTCGGCGTCGGGGTCCTCGACTTCGCTCACGTCGAAGACGCCGTACTCGTTCATCTTCAGCGCCCGGTCGATGGCGATGTTCCGGAGAACGACGTTGTGGTCCTTGTTCCCGGTGAAGTACTGCAGGGCCGCGCCGAACTCCTCGGGGACGACGACGCGCAGGTCCACGCGGATGCCGTTCGACCGGACGCTCGCCTTCCCAGTGCCCGCCTCGATGACGGTGTTGGCGGCGGGCCAGTCCGTGAACGCTTCGACGACGGCTTCGCCGGACTCGCTGGCGACGAGGACGTCCACGTCGCCGATGGTGTCGCGCCAGCGCCGAATCGACCCGGCGACTTCGGCCCGCCGGACGTGTTCGTCGTCGCGGAGGTACGCGAGGACGTCGTCGGCGAGGGGGCGGGCGTCGCCGAGGCGTTCGCGCTCCTGCGACTCGCGGGCGAACGGGACGTTCTCGCGGATGTTCTCCTCGGTCTTCGGACCGAACCCCTTCACCTCGCGTATCTTCCCCTCCTCGGCCGCGCGTTCGAGTTCGTCCAGCGTCGTGACGCCGAGTTCCTCGTACAGTCGCCCGACGGTCTTCGGGCCGACGCCCTCGACGCTGGTGAGCGTCGCCATGTCGACGGGCAGTTCCGCGCGGAGTTCGTCCAACTCCTCGATGGACCCGGTCTCGAAGTACTCGACGACTTTCGCCGAGATGGCGTCGCCGACGCCCTGTATCTCGCCGACGGCGTCCCCGCCCTCGGCGGCGAGTTCCTCGACGGGTCGCGGGTAGTCGCGGATGTTCTCCGCGGCCCGCCGGTAGGTGTTCGGCTTGTACTCGACGTCCTGCGCCTCCAGGAGGTCCGCGAACTCCTCGAACAGCGACGCGACTTCGTCGTTTCGGCTCACTACCGACCGCCTCGCTTCGACGCGCCGCCGTCGCGGCCGAGCGCCTGTTTCAGGAAGTTCATCCACCGCTTCTGGTCCTGCGCCTCCTGCAACTGCGCCTCCTGTTCGAGGTTCGCGGGTCGCAGTTGTTCGAGGGCGTTCAGCGCCCGGTCGATGCCGACGATGCTCTCGACCAACCGCCGACCCTCCTCGTAGCTCACCTCGTTCTCCTCGATTCGCTGGAGTCGCTGGAGGCGTTCGCGCCGGAGGTTCTTCTTCGCCCGGTCGACGCGTTCCTTCTCGCCGTCGGGAACCGTCTCGCGCCGCTTTATCTCGAAGACGAAGTCGCGCAGTTCGACCTCCTCGCCCTGCACGTCGATTCGGTCGGGGATGTCCACGCCGATGGTCGCCCCCTCGCGGTTGACGCGTTCCAGCAACTGCTTTCGTTCGAACTCCTTCACGGCTCTCGGTCCACGGTAGGGCGGGGCGACACTTCGCTCCTTCGCCCCGGGCCCCCTCGGCGCGTGGCCGTCTCCAGTCCGCCGACGGACGCATCCCCCTCGTCTCGGCGTCGACGGCGCTGGACTCTTCGATTCTCTGCTCGTCGCAGTCGGCGGCAGCCGTTCGGAAGTAGAAGAAGGTTCTTATGCGTCTCCACGGAAGGGAGCGTATGGGTTTGTTCGACCGACTACGCGGACAAGACGACCCGCGTGTCGCTTTCATCGGAATCGACGGCGTCCCATTTAGTCTCCTCGCCGACAACCCCGACGAGTTCCCCAACATGGCCGCGTTGGCCGAGTCGGGGAGCGCCGGCGCCATCGAGAGCATCGTTCCGCCGGAGTCCTCCGCCTGTTGGCCCTCGCTCACGACCGGGGTCAACCCCGGCGAGACCGGCGTGTACGGATTTCAGGACCGCGAGAACGGGTCGTACGAGACGTACGTCCCGATGGGTCGCGACGTGCAGGCGACGCGCGTCTGGGACCGCGTGACGGAGGCCGGCCGGAAGGCAACCGTGATGAACGTCCCCGTGACGTTCCCGCCGCAGCGAAACGTCCAGCGGATGGTCTCGGGCTTCCTCTCGCCGAGCGTCGACAAGG from the Halogeometricum rufum genome contains:
- a CDS encoding DUF5788 family protein, with the protein product MKEFERKQLLERVNREGATIGVDIPDRIDVQGEEVELRDFVFEIKRRETVPDGEKERVDRAKKNLRRERLQRLQRIEENEVSYEEGRRLVESIVGIDRALNALEQLRPANLEQEAQLQEAQDQKRWMNFLKQALGRDGGASKRGGR
- a CDS encoding DUF7139 domain-containing protein, with product MTSLSEAYHSGERAGPSLRRLTLGLGTFLVGVLLVLAGIVVATTGVLRGDGMTLGDVRELGGILAGVGVPMVFLGIFTVTPSGRLTKAAAVVGAGIALVGVALFWHAYPCQWSGSTCGAGLQDLTLLTVSVYFLGTLTTFWCLFVGVANFKTRNAPGGTATVEVTKKGETRYVEVDRSRGGLGGIGFLGGTPDGETETQTAAERGSQSGTVSDGGTDADAIASPGGRQSSPQSQQRGPQSQSPSRPQSQSQMSGDAYCGNCAHFDYVRTEDGIQPHCGYHQELMDDMDPCEEWTSKGGR
- the polX gene encoding DNA polymerase/3'-5' exonuclease PolX, which gives rise to MSRNDEVASLFEEFADLLEAQDVEYKPNTYRRAAENIRDYPRPVEELAAEGGDAVGEIQGVGDAISAKVVEYFETGSIEELDELRAELPVDMATLTSVEGVGPKTVGRLYEELGVTTLDELERAAEEGKIREVKGFGPKTEENIRENVPFARESQERERLGDARPLADDVLAYLRDDEHVRRAEVAGSIRRWRDTIGDVDVLVASESGEAVVEAFTDWPAANTVIEAGTGKASVRSNGIRVDLRVVVPEEFGAALQYFTGNKDHNVVLRNIAIDRALKMNEYGVFDVSEVEDPDADQRAGDRVAGETEASMYEALDLPFVPPELRENTGEVEAAREGTLPTLVEEGDVRGDLHTHTDWSDGRYSLSEMVAAAEERGYDYYAVADHATGPGMVGGVGLDDDELRDQMDAVAEVAADASLELLHGVEANVDAEGGISVGDDVLDELDLVVASPHAALDQDRETATDRLVRAVEHPAVDILGHPTGRLINERRGLDVDVERLAEAAAANGVALEINADPARLDLRGELVKVALEAGATVVANTDAHAPGALDYVRYGVHTARRGWCEADDVLNARLLEDVRSFLH
- a CDS encoding Mut7-C RNAse domain-containing protein codes for the protein MVDAPGGGETRDGDGVGGDRTEGDGAEDDDVTDRLLLDAMLGKLATYLRMCGYDTAYVLDDGPDPGDEALLERARTEGRTLVTRDEQLAGRADDGVLVTARAVTDQLDEFAAAGYAVELREGPVRCGACNGPLDAVGPDESVPAYAPDPGDRSLWRCRDCGQVFWKGSHWDDVARRIDAGE